ttttattaaaaacttattttttttaatgaaacaatgctaaattttgaacaagaaataaaaaaaaattaccttttCCCGCTTTTTGttttagcaaaaaatacttATAAATTCTATGAGCTTGGGAAACTGCCAAAACAAAAGGAAACAAGGTGGAAAAAAGCATATAACTGAAAAATCGACctctataaaattatttaatttttaaagtatacAAAATTCCTTTAGTAAAAGCTTATGGCACTATTATTGGTGTCCTGTttattgtaacaaaaaatgtttacagtTTTCGAGGGTCAAGGTATAATTTACATTGTCAGGCATTGGGCACCTATGTCTTATCAGTACACTTTTTCGATAATCGAAAAAAAATCCCATTGCattatccaaaaattttgacaaaaatgactATTATATCTTTTGTTTCAAAAGCCAgctgtaatttttatttttatatacacaaGCAAATTACACGTTCCACCTGCCAACATTTAAATTTATGCACATAATTGTTTTCATTAGAAtacaaaaaatactaaatacCAAAGCATCCATCGTACAACCAAACCAACAGGCCAATAAACTATGAACAATGTTTGAAAGGCTTGTCTAGAAAGTGATCGTGCGAATGTGCAATAATGTGCATCGACAGACAGATACATAAAACATGACTTCTCACATCTATTtttgaaaaagagaaaaaatcacATGGTGGTTGACAATACCATAACATCTACGATTGAAATGATTTCGTAGAACTATTGAATCATTTTCTAAAATGACgaataaaaaaatgtggtaCTTGACCTATAgagctatatagaaatttcgGCCAAttatttttggaagaaatttcaaGGTAATGGATACTGGCAATAAGAACCAGAATTCTTTTTATGGACCTTAGGAGTCGctataaaagaaagaaaattatgtagGGAAgggaaaagaaaattaaaaacatttcacTCTAAGTTGTCTACATTTTGTTGCATTCATCCTGACTATCTCTCATCTTCACTAACATCTTGTGGTATTTCTGCCTGTGCAATTATACACCACTAAAGCACTTTTCTGGTAAACTATGCATCGCCTGTGTAGACACCTCAGACATGTGAGACGCTGTGGAATTAAAATTCAGACCTGCCAAACCGAAGTCCTTAGAACTGTGGCAGTTCTAAGGACTTCGTCTCAGTAGCACATCTCTGGATCTTCTTTATGTGGAGAATAATATCCTTTATATTGTTACGgatgtgatatttctagatttaagtgtatatcaattaatttccgttaatttaaaattgtaacgataaaattacgtcaacAGAAtcatctttattttctagtactttcctaaacatctttctCAATCGCTCATTGTAAagtaacccctttgctttgttatcttcattccacaaatttctacaagcaaccatttcgaattggaatttgaatacatcaaatgaagttgaaccatcgaaaacaggaggtttggtttttgagccctcgataacgcgcaatggaccacctttaatttctagttctgacatttttttctcaaggtgtagaaatttctcatcatgaaccacaaatttctcatccatagaaagaaatttcttaTCAGCTCCCCAATTCGGCTtccgatatggtccacacgtttctccatgccttcagcaatttgttgaagattttatttctgtagaaaattttgtcaaaattttatttctatagaaaattttgtcaaaattttatttctatagaaaattttgtcaaaattttatttctatagaaaattttgtcaaaattttatttttttagtggcactaaccgaaatattggaaataaatattaaaacaaatcaataatcgattgtttctatgacctcaagccgaacaaaattaataatcagaaaattttatttctatagaaaattttgtcaaaatttttgtttctatagaaaattttgtcaaaattttatttctatagaaaaatgctgtcaaaactttatttccatagaaaatattgtcaaaattttatttctaagaaaattttgtcaaaattttatttcatagaaaattttgtcaaaaatttatttctatagaaaatgttctcaaaattttatttctttgaaaaattttgtaaaaactttatttccatagaaaattttgtcaaaactttatttctatagaaaattttatcaaattttatttctatagaaaattttgttaaaattttatttctgtagaaaattttgtcaaaatgttgtttctttagaatttttttatttatgaagtACTTCTTAGTGGTTCAGATAGGAGTTTGTCGCTTTTTAAGCGCAATCCAAGAGATCCAATATCACGAAAAAAGTTTTCCTATACAGTGATAATGCACGATAGAATTGATCAAAGACCTACTGTTCCATCCATTGTATTCTCGTTATTTTGCCTAGGACAACTTAATTTAAAAACTTCAAGTCACTGGCCGGCATGCAGGACAATATTTGTACGAAGGCTTAAAAATATGGTTGCTGGGACAAGTGTAATGAATATAAAGGTTATTACTCTGGAAAACGAgctgcaatttttctaaaatatttctttgtttttttttccaaatctaggCCCTTATAGAACCTTCCTCGTGCACTGATTTTCCACACTTTACGTTCACATTCACTCAAGATTCATTATCTGTAGGACCATAATCTAAGGTTGAAAGGTTTTTCTGGGGGATATCTGAAATTCGACTTTTCTATGGTTTTCAAttagatattttcaatttcaagttaattttttgtttaatcaaTCTACGGTTAAGAGCTGTTTCTTTCCTTCCATCCTGGTGGACATTCAAAATTCAACTTTCCTATggttttcaattaaatattttcagttttaatttaaatttttgtttagtcaATAAGGCTATCCTAATTATTGCATGACAGTGTCTATTCTATACCTTTGGATAATAATACTATGACATAATAATGGTCAAATGTTCAgcgacacagaaaaaaaaaaactatacgaACATGGTGTTTACAAAAAATAcacttctataggacatttttaaatttatataagaacaagaatttaaagaaaaaaaatatatatatgtatataaaaatccatagaaaatgtattaTTATTTAACTTACATTATCATTGATTGGACGTGCCATTGTGTAAGGTTATGGCTCGTAACTTTtctcagagaaaaaaattataccagCAGACAAAACGACGCTAATAATGATGATATCAGTCTGACGTTGCTCAAGCAAAATAAATATGCAATAGCTCAAGCCAAAATTGCTGTTTATGTTCCTCCGTTTGTTATTACGTAtggatttttgtaaaattgtctaACTACAATGGCTGGATTCTTATGCAATTTAAGGTAAAAGCCAGCTGTTGAGCTTTTCAATGCATAGCACACATGAATGAGACTTGCTGCGTCTtcaaattatacacaaaaatGTTCTGGtatttcaggatttcttcttatCTTTTCCAACAATTTGTGTGTTAAAGGTATGTATCCAGTTTTGTTTTGCAGTTTTAATAAAGGCACtggaaaatgttgaacaatCCGTGGCTGGCTATGTTTGTCAAAGAGCaacgaaaattgttttttttacttaggaacttcaaattggaatttattCCTTTTCCGACATTAACTTCACACCACACACAACAATTTCTAATAGTATTGTCAGTCAattcaagtttgttttttttgtcacCTCTGTGATATAGTCGAAGAAAGTATTGCGTACGTCTATTCCATGCTCTGTACCCGGTAAGACTGTCATTTGGATTATTTGCTTTCAATTGTGAGGCCCACAACCCACGAGTATAATTTGACTATTGTTCTCTTTTTCATTGAAACAACCCCACTATGCGAGATTTGCTGTTGCTGATGCtcttgaattaaattttacgtGCTATTCCTACTTGGCCACCACAAAATAgaaattgacaatatttgccGGTCCATTGGATTGTTCCCATGGAAGAGAGTATTAAGATTTATGTATTTATACCGGCAAATTGACAGAATGTTTGAACTTACGAGAGGCCCAAGAAGCTTCTCgcagtaaatattttattttataaaacggtccccaaataaaattccaagtgggaaaaataatatttggaaattttgtttatttgttgtaacaaaatgtaaacaatcaaaCTGGTTTAGTGATATGCTAGAACTGCATAATAGTACATAACAGTGGCAATCTATTTCTCATGGTAGTAAAATATAAATCTCCGTCAGATGACTTAGATAATTTCTATCGATATTGCTACTACCTGTAAAAATCGGTATGAACCAGGAATGGAAAGTGCAGTgctatagtactttttcaatattttttcacctGGCCAGTACCGTAGtagccccgcgaatgatttagtaccttttgtgtagacattttaataataatgtatAATAgtctttcacaaatttggcaaaacatacaaattcatgcgggaagaaaatatcgattttataaaagccatagtcaaaaacacgattttattgaatttcaagaatgttttagtcgaacaaATCAtgtgttaaggtgggtattaagttcgagttttgccgctaaaatcgtcattttttcacgattacttttctttaataatccattttaatgaatataaaaaatcaagaccaaacacacaagttttcctcaaaaacacatcaattttagaatgtgaacccacctaatttggaatataccccgaataatatacccatttcaaaatatatgtcaaattattgatataaatttcatagaaaaaatggaataaacgaaggctttgaagaacatggacatgtgaaaattacataacattttttccctttgcgctcgcggtaattatttgaacatacgttgcatatatgtgaatttctagtttccatggtaactgtcaaactaaaacatctcaactcggtgtgaacggtgaagtgttttggaaaaacgaatgaggaaaacgagtcagtgggaacatagcattagcgatgaggatgaaatggaactttgaaatgctagcAGGAGACTACCAAAAAaactattattttgcaaaaatttatttcttcagaaagttttgttaaattttttcttttggaaaattttgtcaaaattggattttattttttgtcaacattttattgctattttgataaaaaatgtcaatacaaaattttgtcaaaatcttatttttatagaaaattttgtcaaaattttattcctatagaaaattttgtcaatattttatttctatagaacattttttcaaaatttttggtctataggatatttggtcaaaattttagttctatagaaaatgttgtcaaaattttagttctagagaaaattttgtcaaaatttttacttctatagaaaattttgtcaaaatcttatttgtatagaaataactcaATTATATGACTTAAATggtatgtatttatatatagaacatataaatgaaaaacaaaaataatcacCCAACAATTaatgattaaacatttaaacGAATCGTCTTGCCCCATTCGGGAACTCGacagaaatttgatttctatagcattttCATTAGCATCTTTCAAACATAATCATAAAATATGCCATTCAAAGAATTcaacataaataatatttattatctAATGTAGTCTCTGAACAACGTAAGATatctaaaaatatcaaaatatttagTTGTTCAGAGATGGGAATTACGTTTTACATTGTATTAAAATTGCTAAAGTCTGATAGGCACCTTCAGCGAAATATCTGATATACATAAAGTCCGGTGTGAGAAATTTCAGCTACCCATAAGAAATGTATTGctttttatgaatatttcgTGAGGAGTTGTTGTCGATCCCCTCAAGCCCGGTATGTACTACCCATAACAAATACATTGAGTCCCTGAGACGTTGTTATCGACTACGTTTAGTTTGCTCCCGTATGAAATATAGCAAAACTGTATTATTGGCATGTAACAGGAATTTTCGCAAACTTTTATTCGtccataataaatattttgaaattatacACGATATAATACAAATATAATACCCGTTAGAAATACATTGataacaaatgaaatgaaactttcGTTAGGACGTTGTTATCGATTCCtggtttatgcgctttacagactatcagttattccggacggaatgtcggtatttataaagaatcttacaatgtgtcggatcgatacgacatgtcggcgatcactaaataatcggtaaatgtgttatcgattccataaacatgcagcagtatcgattatgcattCGAACTTAActgataatgtgcacaatatatgggatatgctcgacacgagcactgtcgtccggaataactgatagtctgtaaagcgcattacagtgtgttggatcgatacgacttgtcggcgatgactaaataatcggaaaatgtgttatcgatcccataaacatgcagcagtatcgattatgccttcggacttaacccttctgtgcgtgatgaggtcccgctggacctttttataccctccatcataggatgggggtatattaactttgtcattccgtttgtaacacatcgatatattgctctaagaccgcataaagtatatatattccgggtcgtggtgaaattctgagtcgatctgagcatgtccgtccgtccgtccgtccgtctgttgaaatcacgctgacttccgaacgaaacaagttatcgacttgaaacatggcacaagtagttgttatcgatgtaggtcggatggtattgaaaatgggccatatcggtccacttttacgtatagcccccatataaagggaccctcagatttggcttgtggagcctctaacagaagcatatttcatccgatccggctgcaatttggtacatggtgttggcatatggtctctaacaatcatgcaaaaattggtccacatcggtccataattatatatagcccccatataaaccgatccccagatttggcttgcggagcctaaaacagaagcaaatttcatccgatccggctgaaatttggtacatggtgttggtatatggtctctaacaaccatgcaaaaattggtccacatcggtccataattatatatagcccccatataaaccgatccccagatttggcttgcagagcctaaaagagaagcaaatttcatccgatccggctgaaatttggtacatggtgttggtatatggtctctaacaaccatgcaaaaattggtccataattatatatagcccccatataaaccgatccccagatttggcttgcggagccgcatagagaagaaaatttcatccgattcggctgaaatttggtacatgatgttggtatatggtctctaacaaccaatcaaaaattggtccatatcggtccttaattatatatagcccccatataaaccgatccccagatttggcttgtggagcctctaaaagaagcatatttcatccgatccggctgaaatttggtacatggtgttggtatatggtctctaatgcactttacagactatcagttattccggacggaatgtcggtgtttgtaaagaatcttgcaGTGTGTcgtatcgatacgacttgtcggcgatgactaaataatcggtaaatgtgttatcgatcccataaacatgcagcagtatcgattatgccttcggacttaacttatagtgtgcacaatatatgggatatgttcgacacgatcactgtcgtccggaataactgatagtctgtaaagcgcataatgctgcatgtttatgggatcgataacacatttaccgattatttagtcatcgccgacaagtcgtatcgatacgACACACtgcaagattctttacaaacaccgacattccgtccggaataactgatagtctgtaaagtgcataacaatcatgcaaaaattggtccacatcggttcataattatatatagcccccatataaaccgatccccagatttggcttgcgaagtctccaagagaagcaaatttcatccaagccggttgttatttggaacatggtgttagtatatgatctttaacaaccgtgccagaatttgtccatatcggtccataattatatatagcccccatataaaacgttctccagatttgacctccggagcctcttggaggagcaaaattcatccgatccggtccaaattaggaacgtggtgttagtatatggtcgctaacaaccataccaaaattggtccaatcacacaaaaattggtccatatcggttcataatcatggttgccactagagccaaaaataatctaccaaaattttatttctatagaaaattttgtcaacattttatttctatagaaaattttgtaaaaattttatttctagagaaaattttgttaaaattttattcggttcataataaaattttcatcattttcaaaattttatttctatagaaaattttgtcaaaattttatttctatagaaaattttgttcaaattttattcggttcataatcatggctgccactcgagccacaaataatctaccaagattttatttctatagaaaattttgtcaaaagtttatttctatagaaaattttgttaaaattttatttctgtagaaattcttgtcaaaattttctttctatagaatattttgtcaaaatttttatttctatagaaaattttgtgaatattttatttctatagaaaattttgttaaaattttatttctgttgaaaattttttgtctactttgtcaaactgaattatataggtattggatcgatcttttttgatttaatatatacctcgaatggacttacatacaatttagaagatggtgttaggaggttttaagataccttgccatcggcaagcgttaccgcaacttaagtaattcgattgtggatggcagtgtttagaagaagtttctacgcaatccatgatggagggtacataagcttcggcctgtccgaacttacggccgtatatacttgttgatttttattcatacataactttatcttttatatgaatttcagcttgatggtttatgacttcttgtactgaagtgttttaagttgaaaactttaaatttttatgtgattgaatcattaaatcggtttttatgggtatttgaaaaagtttagtgtgattctgcgtgatgaggtccaatgggacctattactaattacattacccaataaacacaggatgagcgtttttcaaatgcaacaacttttcagtttgagggtaaatataattttcaacataaatttaactcgacttgaaatagctcatcttcaatacatcttcaaattgtttgcgaattacttccaatttgccaaaatgttgacgaaatctttgaaaaggtgttgaagataatatgagaaaactttgacaaaacactaccctaaaatgcaacgaaaaaaccatgtggttttcaatacttatttgtgcaacgaagttcgtggtcaattgcaagaaattaaaaaaatggaaaattttagacaaataaccaaatagtttataaaaataggtaagtgaaaataaaaaataaaataaaactttaaggaagtcactaaatgtatatctctttgcagaaaattaaaattatggattctacgttcttgaaaacattaaaaaggtgaccgatgaaaaaatggtggacaattaactggaactgcttcaaatagttttaataattggtacgtcaatatgaaaaattaaatcaacactttagagaagtcactaaatttaaatctctttgcagaaaactaacatctttggatgctacattcttgcaaacattaagaatctgaccaatgaaaaatgagtgtcttatcgacaagaaaaagtttccagaaacattacaagtgcaaccaattaaaattgttaaaaacaacaaattgttgaaatcaacaacttctggatgaaaatgtgcatcacatcgtcagtttaattcatatgctattatcagtttaaaatggatattttgtgaattccttctgctggaaatcaattctaacacgcggtctgttttatgacaccaaaaggaaatcgaattatcaattcaaaagtgtttactaataatgtttaagatatttaaagttttgttgtttgttttgtttttgttttctgttcttatttgttaatatgtttaataagattattatttgtcaattggtattgtagtgtagtatgtagtgtagtgtattattatatattttattttgatgaaaatgaataaattatacaaaattcatagaattttggctttgactttcaatttgaagtggggatatcattcatacaaatttaggttgaaaagtatttgcaacgatgttaattttgaatttgactcgcatcgaaaattgtttgacaaattattgagtagcgatgcatttcaatttgaggataacacttgagacattattgctaatgtgttgaatttcactgttgagggtaatgtctgttttttgttgagaacgcgattttctcaacaatttctcaacttgaatattaccctaatcctttgtttgaaaaattgttgaaatttagcatttttcaaacgtttgtgtttattgggtagtggttttagcacagtttaaaaagcagtgtaaagatattgcgattttcggatttggaacaattaataacactaatatcctttcagaaaataccgttatttggaagaatttgtcatttttgaagtttccattggtttcgttgcttggtagtacataattttatgtctttcgttgatatatccaatatagtgagagtaaaagtgcaaaaaagttatttgaacttcatggaaatcgtggtcgaaataagtttttatatttctatacattttccagacctatcggctcctggaatttggcaagatgtgcctcaatttggaccaagtttgaaacaaccactgtgcacataatactgcgagcaaaacgaacgccactaaaaaaatcgtattgtttttccttcaaaaatccagtttgttaagaacattcaactacaaaaacaatatattgttgcttggtacgtataaggatactaataggtaccacgcctgcgtcaaacatcagggccactagtatactaatcaaaaattttaacattatctctatcctattaaaaattaaataaaactctatatttacaaccaaatgTTTAATGTCGAAGAGTCCACCTACAGTAAatgatcgaaaaatatcgtagggataacctctctacAATCCTTTTTTATTGTAGATcccacgggacctcatcacgctggtatcgcttccagtgttatcacatacacaagggttaacttataatgtgaacAGTATATggaatatgttcgacacgagcactgtcgtccggaataactgatagtgtgTTAAGCGCATaatattctttacaaacacagacattccgtccgaaTAAAACCTGGACGGCGCATATGACAAATTGTTGGTAATTTCTTTGCGACTTTCTTtcagcaaatttttctaaataaggcGTGGCAACTCTATTGCCAACATTGGCCGAAATACAAATCTGTAATATCTCCACAACAGACAACTCTCCACTTCTCTCCAATATGAAGTGCCAGCTACTGTGACAAGAATATTTCTTTCtggtaaaacttttgacaagagCAGTCATGGCGTAAGTGGTCTTCAATTTGCCTTTAATAAAATCGTAAAATATCTTGAGCATCAGttggttttaataaaattttacaatcagTTATGAAGCACTTTTGTaggatatttaatattttcgtaATATTCTTATAAATTTGCAATTACAAACCAGCTTTATGGGACTGTCAATATCCACTTTAAGTTTGGAAGTGATTGCTAGAATAAaagattttatcacaatttaaaaatgaattacTAAATGTGATTTTGTGATTcgaaaagataaaatttaacaaattttaccaataatcagttttttttttatcgatttaCAAGTCTAAGAAAATTAATCACATGTATATTTTCTTGTCTTTTACAGTTCAAAGGTTTCCCGTGATACGCTTTATGAGAGCGTCAATGCTACTTTGGATTTCTCCAAGAAGAAGAAGCGTGGTTTCTTGGAAACCGTGGAATTACAAATCGGTTTGAAGAACTACGATCCCCAAAAGGACAAGCGTTTCTCCGGCACCGTCAAGTATGTTGAAGATGAGTAAAATACCTGTATGACTTAACATCCGCCGTTGGGTGATTGGTCTGCAGGAAGTCAAGTGTCATTCACTTGGCGGACCTGTACTCAGGGTCTTAAAATCAAACTGAGTAGGCTCTGGCAGGTTTCTTAGAAACCTAACAAGCCGACCCATAATTTCCCTTTAATTAATCGATGTAAACTTTTAACTACGCTGCCCGTTCTGTCCAAACAATTTTTGGAGGGGTTAAGTGTAAGTTTTATTAATCGAAAGCAAAAGTTTGATTTGGAGTCCAGGGCTTGAAAAACGAAAGTGATGTTATTTATAATATGCATGTATTAACCGAAAACCATAAGAGCCTTTTGGTTTTTATGTGGAGTATTTTCcactgatttcaacagacattgaagaatttttattaatatggtGTAGTAATATGTaataatttctgtttttttttgttttcatcttCCAGATTGAAGCACATCCCCCGCCCAAAAATGAAGGTATGCGTCTTGGGTGATCAACAGCATTGTGATGAAGCTAAAGCCAACAATGTGGAATGCATGGATGCTGAAGCTTTGAAGAAATTGAATAAGAACAAGAAGTTGGTCAAGAAATTGGCCAAGTCCTATGATGCTTTCTTGGCTTCTGAATCCTTGATCAAACAAATTCCCCGTCTCTTGGGTCCCGGTTTGAACAAGGCTGGCAAGTTCCCTGGTCTTTTGTCCCATCAAGAATCCATGATGGGTAAGATTGAAGAAGTCAAATCTACCATCAAGTTCCAAATGAAGAAAGTGTTGTGTTTGTCTGTTGCCGTCGGTCATGTCAACATGGAACCCGATGAGTTggtacaaaatatccatttgtcCATTAATTTCTTGGTCTCTTTGTTGAAGAAGAACTGGCAAAACGTCCGCTCATTGCACATCAAGTCATCCATGGGCCCACCCCAACGCTTGTACTAAAGCAGTGCTCTAAATATtcgttttagaatttttgtgacgtatttttttacattggaagatctttgagaaaaatgtaaaaataaattcagctagaaaattttaaagccTATATCGTTTTGTTGTTTGTCATTGAGGGGGAGGGAGTTGGGCGGCTATAGGAAAAATCCTCGAAAACACAAGGAGGGCGGtccaaaattctgtcaaaattttatttctatagaatttttttttttttcaaaaatttatttctatagaaaattttgttaaaatttttctctatagaaaatcttgtcaaaattttatttctatagaaaattttgtcaaaattttatttctatagaaaattttgtcaaaaattttatttttatagaaaatgtctaaaattttattgctagagataatcattttatagaaaattttgtcaacaatttatttccatagaaaattgtgtcaaaatcttatttttagaattttttttttaaattttatttctatagaatatgtaaaatttttatttctatggaaaattttgcaaaaatatttttatagaaaattt
This is a stretch of genomic DNA from Haematobia irritans isolate KBUSLIRL chromosome 4, ASM5000362v1, whole genome shotgun sequence. It encodes these proteins:
- the RpL10Ab gene encoding ribosomal protein L10Ab: MASKVSRDTLYESVNATLDFSKKKKRGFLETVELQIGLKNYDPQKDKRFSGTVKLKHIPRPKMKVCVLGDQQHCDEAKANNVECMDAEALKKLNKNKKLVKKLAKSYDAFLASESLIKQIPRLLGPGLNKAGKFPGLLSHQESMMGKIEEVKSTIKFQMKKVLCLSVAVGHVNMEPDELVQNIHLSINFLVSLLKKNWQNVRSLHIKSSMGPPQRLY